From the genome of Nicotiana sylvestris chromosome 2, ASM39365v2, whole genome shotgun sequence, one region includes:
- the LOC138885560 gene encoding uncharacterized protein — MRSARAGEEDTSKPGKVKKRKKDATISTSAAMASPRTEDEGEDDDAWPLVQRARRGKDAPQATRREAAESGVADLGQTYAEETLEEGSGTVLKSQVGHGTVRADEPAIGNSKGLEPEASRGLRRCMTMPSLGSKIGQKDAIVGRLQEEATVKDAEILELRGQNEVMASKRDILRSELASTWDLLQSARKEATALSAAKYEAEKDASSYRKHAATANERAREILEKAKQKLDRAVAHARAEARRQAFEEASAKGADLSTEIEEARDLEEELAFSATSDEGFGDDLEYSDGEE; from the exons ATGAGGTCGGCCCGTGCTGGTGAAGAGGATACCTCGAAACCCGGCAAGgtcaagaagaggaagaaggatgCCACGATCTCGACTTCGGCTGCTATGGCAAGTCCTCGTACCGAGGATGAAGGTGAGGATGATGATGCATGGCCTTTGGTACAAAGGGCGAGACGAGGCAAAGATGCTCCACAAGCTACTAGGCGGGAGGCCGCCGAATCGGGGGTGGCTGATTTGGGACAGACCTACGCTGAAGAGACCCTCGAGGAGGGATCGGGGACAGTCCTCAAGTCTCAAGTCGGACATGGCACAGTACGTGCTGATGAACCCGCTATTGGTAACTCCAAAGGGCTTGAACCTGAAGCTTCTCGCGG GCTTAGAAGATGTATGACCATGCCTTCTCTAGGCTCCAAG ATAGGGCAAAAAGATGCCATCGTAGGGCGACTTCAGGAAGAAGCTACAGTCAAGGATGCGGAGATTCTCGAGCTGAGGGGGCAAAATGAGGTCATGGCCTCGAAGAGAGACATTTTGCGGTCGGAGTTGGCATCGACCTGGGATCTTCTTCAAAGTGCCCGAAAGGAGGCTACCGCACTATCTGCGGCCAAGTATGAGGCCGAAAAGGACGCGTCTTCGTATAGGAAACATGCCGCTACTGCAAACGAACGAGCCCGAGAAATATTGGAGAAAGCCAAGCAAAAGCTGGATAGGGCCGTCGCTCACGCTCGTGCAGAGGCAAGGAGGCAAGCTTTCGAGGAAGCAAGCGCTAAAGGCGCCGATCTCTCAACTGAGATTGAGGAAGCTCGAGACTTGGAGGAAGAATTGGCATTCTCGGCTACTTCGGATGAGGGTTTCGGAGATGACCTGGAGTATAGTGACGGCGAAGAATAG